A window of the Atribacteraceae bacterium genome harbors these coding sequences:
- the ftsY gene encoding signal recognition particle-docking protein FtsY, whose product MSEKKSLFSRWLRGVGQFKENIKSQFARVWSQEKTGEKDWEALEEMLIQADIGPGFSMEIVEGFRKLKETAGQQEDWRDWLYKVLLAELRDNVNTLFPVAQNNALKAILLVGINGVGKTTVAGKLAYRAREEGETVSLVAGDTFRAAAVEQLEVWAQRSGSHFFRGSHGADPGAVIFDGIDGSLKKGDTLVIIDTAGRSHVNKNLLGELEKIGKIVCRQIPRQNVNTLLVIDAMAGQNAFLQAEAIGRVVPLDGVVLTKWDSQARGGIVFRIRKELGLAIKYVGVGENIDDLISFDSDQFVRALVFEETVS is encoded by the coding sequence ATGAGTGAGAAAAAAAGTTTATTCAGCCGATGGCTCCGGGGCGTGGGGCAATTTAAGGAGAACATAAAAAGCCAGTTTGCCCGCGTTTGGTCACAGGAAAAAACCGGAGAAAAGGACTGGGAAGCGCTGGAGGAAATGCTCATACAGGCCGATATCGGTCCGGGTTTTTCCATGGAAATTGTCGAGGGGTTCCGGAAACTCAAAGAAACAGCAGGCCAGCAGGAGGATTGGCGGGACTGGCTATATAAGGTTCTTTTAGCCGAACTCAGAGACAATGTCAACACGCTCTTCCCTGTTGCTCAAAACAATGCTTTGAAAGCAATTCTCCTGGTTGGAATCAATGGAGTGGGAAAAACGACTGTAGCCGGAAAACTTGCGTACCGGGCTCGCGAAGAGGGAGAAACGGTGAGCCTGGTCGCGGGTGACACCTTTCGGGCGGCGGCCGTTGAGCAGTTGGAAGTGTGGGCCCAACGTTCCGGAAGTCATTTTTTCAGGGGTTCGCATGGTGCTGATCCGGGGGCGGTCATCTTCGACGGGATTGACGGCTCGCTGAAAAAAGGAGATACGTTGGTGATTATCGACACAGCCGGCCGGTCACATGTCAATAAAAATCTCCTCGGGGAACTTGAAAAAATAGGGAAGATCGTATGTCGGCAGATTCCCCGGCAAAACGTGAACACCCTCTTAGTCATCGATGCGATGGCTGGGCAAAACGCCTTTCTCCAGGCGGAAGCGATCGGTCGCGTGGTTCCCCTCGACGGAGTGGTGCTCACCAAATGGGACAGCCAGGCCCGGGGAGGGATTGTTTTTCGAATCCGCAAGGAACTGGGATTGGCCATCAAGTATGTTGGAGTGGGAGAAAATATTGATGACCTGATTTCATTTGACTCCGATCAATTCGTCAGGGCCCTGGTTTTCGAGGAAACGGTTTCTTGA
- the ffh gene encoding signal recognition particle protein, with translation MFDALVGKLGGLFKKLRSKGKLSEQDVDAVLKELRMVLLESDVHFRVVKDLVARVRERAVGKEVLESVTPGEMVIKVLWEEIRIVLGGSSRNLDTSGAFPALFLLVGLQGSGKTTTCGKLATLLKKRGMAPLLTSTDTRRPAAKNQLGVLAGAVGVDFFDDVSVRTPLAMANKALVYARSKSLDCVVVDTAGRLHVEEELLAELKELVQGIHFQETFLVLDATTGQEAVKVAQAFQRWVNPTGLILTKIDTDARGGAVLSIVAQTGWPVKLVGMGEKMDQLEIFHPERMASRIMGMGDTLTLIEKIERAIDDEEKKKIRSKFEKKELDLSDFLEELKRVKNLGSMEEIMGMLPGHFKVNIAREDSEKSLKRVEAIVQSMTFKERSVPGIINASRKKRIALGSGTTIQDVNKLLKQFDDFRKLWKQMHKGGKVPRTFQKRGLFGWGM, from the coding sequence ATGTTTGACGCGTTAGTGGGAAAATTGGGCGGCCTTTTCAAAAAGCTTCGCAGTAAAGGCAAGCTCAGCGAACAGGACGTCGATGCTGTTCTGAAAGAACTCCGGATGGTCCTCTTGGAGTCCGATGTTCATTTTCGGGTGGTTAAAGATCTGGTCGCCCGGGTGAGAGAGCGGGCGGTGGGGAAAGAGGTTCTGGAAAGCGTCACCCCCGGGGAAATGGTAATCAAGGTACTCTGGGAAGAGATCCGAATTGTTTTGGGAGGAAGCTCCCGCAATCTGGATACGTCCGGGGCCTTTCCGGCGCTTTTTCTATTGGTCGGCCTGCAGGGTTCGGGAAAAACGACAACCTGTGGTAAGCTCGCTACACTTTTGAAAAAGAGGGGGATGGCGCCTCTCCTCACTTCCACCGATACCCGGCGTCCCGCGGCCAAAAACCAGCTTGGCGTGTTGGCTGGTGCGGTGGGGGTGGATTTCTTCGACGATGTTTCCGTGCGAACACCTCTTGCGATGGCCAATAAAGCACTGGTATACGCTCGAAGCAAGAGTCTTGATTGCGTGGTGGTCGATACGGCCGGCCGTCTGCATGTCGAAGAGGAACTCCTCGCGGAATTGAAGGAACTGGTTCAGGGAATTCATTTCCAGGAAACATTTCTGGTTCTCGATGCCACCACCGGTCAGGAAGCGGTGAAAGTTGCCCAGGCTTTTCAGCGTTGGGTGAACCCTACCGGACTGATCCTGACCAAGATCGATACCGACGCGCGAGGTGGAGCGGTCTTATCCATCGTTGCCCAGACCGGGTGGCCGGTGAAGCTGGTAGGTATGGGTGAAAAGATGGACCAGTTGGAAATATTTCACCCTGAACGTATGGCCAGCCGGATTATGGGGATGGGTGACACCCTGACGCTGATTGAAAAAATTGAACGGGCCATCGACGATGAGGAAAAGAAGAAAATCCGGTCAAAATTCGAAAAAAAGGAGTTGGACTTATCGGATTTTCTCGAAGAGTTGAAGAGAGTCAAGAACCTCGGTTCCATGGAAGAAATAATGGGCATGCTGCCCGGACACTTCAAGGTCAACATAGCCCGGGAAGATAGTGAAAAAAGTCTTAAAAGAGTCGAGGCGATTGTTCAATCGATGACTTTCAAAGAACGATCGGTTCCCGGAATCATAAACGCCAGCCGTAAAAAACGGATTGCCCTGGGAAGTGGAACCACGATACAGGACGTGAATAAGCTCTTGAAGCAATTCGACGATTTCAGGAAACTTTGGAAACAGATGCATAAAGGAGGTAAAGTACCGCGAACTTTCCAGAAACGAGGACTGTTCGGCTGGGGAATGTAA
- the rpsP gene encoding 30S ribosomal protein S16: MAVKLRLTRIGRKRLPHYRIVAVDSRNARDGKSLEILGTYSPISEQPVKSLKPERIRYWLDNGAQASDKVRSILKRALEGV; encoded by the coding sequence ATGGCAGTCAAGTTGAGATTGACGAGAATTGGGAGGAAGCGCCTTCCCCACTATCGAATCGTAGCTGTTGATTCGCGCAATGCCCGGGATGGGAAGTCTCTCGAGATTCTGGGTACTTATTCACCGATATCTGAACAACCGGTGAAATCTCTGAAGCCGGAACGTATCCGTTACTGGCTGGATAACGGGGCCCAGGCTTCGGATAAAGTGCGTTCCATATTGAAACGGGCATTAGAGGGAGTATGA
- a CDS encoding KH domain-containing protein: MKDLVEYMVKALVDNPDKVNVSEVEEERSVIYEVRVLPEDMGKVIGKQGRIARSIRTIVKAACIKSKKKAVVEILE, from the coding sequence GTGAAAGATCTCGTGGAGTATATGGTCAAAGCCCTGGTGGATAACCCGGACAAGGTCAATGTTTCCGAGGTGGAAGAGGAACGGTCGGTTATCTATGAAGTCAGGGTTCTCCCGGAAGATATGGGAAAAGTGATCGGGAAACAGGGAAGGATCGCTCGCTCGATCAGGACAATTGTCAAAGCCGCCTGTATAAAAAGCAAAAAGAAAGCGGTTGTGGAAATTTTGGAATGA
- the rimM gene encoding ribosome maturation factor RimM (Essential for efficient processing of 16S rRNA) — MRIFVGQVLRFHGTQGSIKVRPLTDRPDRFQIDAHLLLGIPGSSFTPVCVESLAPLGKDLIVAFHGRPIPLCEPRISRYWLAVDEEGSSTGEGDTFYHYQLVNLRVLDRGKYVGVVRDIVFHDPYDFLVIEGDGKEYLMPFIAVYCRKVDIEKGSLLVHCPDGFWE, encoded by the coding sequence TTGAGAATCTTTGTAGGTCAGGTCCTCAGGTTTCATGGAACCCAAGGGTCAATCAAGGTCAGGCCGCTCACTGACCGACCGGATCGTTTTCAGATCGATGCCCATCTTCTTCTGGGCATACCGGGGTCTTCTTTTACACCGGTATGCGTGGAAAGCCTTGCGCCTTTAGGAAAGGATCTGATCGTTGCGTTTCACGGCCGTCCAATTCCCTTATGTGAGCCGCGCATATCGCGCTACTGGCTTGCCGTTGATGAGGAAGGCTCATCAACTGGAGAAGGGGATACCTTTTATCACTATCAACTCGTGAATCTGCGGGTACTTGACCGGGGCAAATATGTTGGGGTGGTCCGTGATATCGTGTTTCATGACCCGTATGATTTTCTGGTGATCGAGGGCGACGGTAAGGAGTATCTTATGCCTTTCATTGCCGTATATTGCCGGAAGGTCGATATCGAAAAGGGATCGCTTCTTGTCCATTGCCCGGACGGATTTTGGGAATGA
- the trmD gene encoding tRNA (guanosine(37)-N1)-methyltransferase TrmD, producing MILRIDIVTLFPEYVEGYLNTALLKRARKQGLLKYKVHNLRAFTTDRYRTVDDYPFGGGPGMVLKPEPIYRAVRYIHHCTGNAGRVLIMSPQGRIFTQEIAQCLAEASHMIMVCGRYQGIDERVIDLCRAEEISIGNYVLSGGELPALVIAEAVIRLVPGVLGDEDSRKIDSFQAGILGFPQYTRPRDYQGKLVPEVLVSGHQARIDQWRNEQALIKTRVYRPDLIQDTIVKHPLE from the coding sequence ATGATCCTGCGTATTGACATAGTGACCCTGTTTCCCGAATATGTCGAAGGGTATCTGAACACCGCTCTTCTCAAGCGGGCACGCAAACAGGGCCTATTGAAGTATAAGGTACACAACCTCCGGGCTTTTACAACTGATCGATATCGTACGGTAGACGATTACCCTTTTGGCGGAGGGCCGGGAATGGTTCTCAAGCCGGAACCAATATACCGGGCGGTTCGTTACATTCACCATTGTACCGGGAATGCAGGCCGGGTTTTGATCATGAGCCCCCAGGGGCGGATCTTTACCCAGGAAATTGCACAGTGCCTGGCCGAAGCCAGCCATATGATCATGGTCTGTGGCCGGTATCAGGGGATCGATGAGCGGGTGATCGACCTGTGCCGGGCTGAAGAAATTTCAATCGGAAATTATGTACTCTCCGGAGGAGAACTCCCCGCGCTGGTGATTGCCGAAGCGGTGATCAGACTGGTTCCCGGAGTTTTAGGTGACGAGGATTCAAGGAAGATCGATTCCTTTCAGGCGGGAATTCTGGGCTTTCCACAGTATACCCGACCCAGAGACTATCAGGGTAAACTGGTTCCGGAGGTTCTGGTCTCCGGGCATCAGGCTAGGATTGACCAGTGGCGGAACGAGCAGGCCCTGATCAAAACACGAGTCTACCGCCCGGACCTGATTCAGGATACGATTGTCAAACACCCACTCGAATGA
- the rplS gene encoding 50S ribosomal protein L19, with the protein MDRDRLLKVVESPHLKEVSLVEPGDTVRVHFKVVEGEKERIQVFEGIVIAIQGAGINRSFVVRKISFGIGVERIFPLHSPRIDRIEISRRGKVRRAKLYYLRNKSVRDSRIEERREN; encoded by the coding sequence ATGGATAGGGACAGATTATTGAAAGTCGTGGAATCACCCCACTTGAAAGAGGTATCATTAGTTGAGCCCGGAGATACGGTCCGGGTTCATTTCAAGGTCGTCGAAGGAGAAAAGGAGCGTATACAGGTCTTCGAAGGAATAGTCATCGCGATCCAGGGCGCGGGAATCAACCGTTCTTTTGTGGTCCGTAAAATATCTTTCGGTATCGGAGTGGAGCGGATTTTTCCGCTTCATTCACCGCGCATCGACCGCATTGAAATTTCCAGAAGGGGGAAAGTGAGACGGGCGAAGCTTTATTACTTGAGAAATAAGAGTGTTCGGGACTCACGCATTGAAGAAAGACGCGAAAACTAA
- the lepB gene encoding signal peptidase I, whose translation MKKDAKTKKKSALRELIETIVWALAIALLVRHFLIEGFYIPSGSMQPTLLPGERVLVAKLPYRFLEPQRGEIVVFRYPIDSRKNLIKRIAGMPNERIRIGGGRVYADDVPLEGGFFNETYYFDIGFYGQGEQLIPDRSYFTLGDNSQNSDDSRFWGFVPRGKIIGRAFLVYWPPHRIRILR comes from the coding sequence TTGAAGAAAGACGCGAAAACTAAAAAAAAGAGCGCCTTGCGGGAATTGATTGAAACTATTGTTTGGGCATTGGCCATCGCCCTTCTGGTGAGGCATTTCCTTATCGAGGGTTTTTATATTCCCTCGGGGTCCATGCAGCCGACCTTACTCCCCGGAGAACGGGTTTTGGTGGCTAAACTCCCCTATCGTTTTTTAGAGCCACAACGGGGGGAAATCGTCGTTTTTCGCTATCCAATCGACTCACGGAAAAACCTGATCAAGCGTATTGCCGGTATGCCGAATGAACGAATCAGGATCGGGGGCGGCAGGGTGTATGCCGACGATGTACCGCTGGAAGGCGGGTTTTTTAACGAAACGTATTATTTCGATATCGGTTTTTACGGTCAGGGTGAACAACTTATTCCGGACCGATCATATTTCACATTGGGAGACAACAGCCAGAATAGCGACGACAGCCGGTTCTGGGGTTTTGTGCCCCGCGGGAAAATTATCGGCCGGGCGTTTCTAGTCTACTGGCCACCTCACCGAATAAGGATTTTACGTTAA
- a CDS encoding ribonuclease HII, with protein sequence MLEDELWARGIQRIAGIDEAGRGSLAGPLVAACVVFAGRSDLTLYRDSKKLQPNSRERLFDRIIQKAESVGIGMADERLIDLVGIQRANRHAFREALDRAFSRPAPDYLLLDWLALPGIPIPSMVLSKAESRSFTVAAASIVAKVWRDRIMKEWYHASFPQYGFSAHKGYGTRLHRERISCFGLSDAHRRSFCGKYEKDSSYGTERRSGGPALYRETLGDESIRN encoded by the coding sequence ATGCTTGAAGATGAATTGTGGGCCAGAGGTATCCAACGGATTGCCGGAATCGACGAAGCCGGACGCGGAAGCTTGGCCGGCCCCCTTGTCGCTGCCTGTGTCGTGTTTGCCGGGAGAAGCGACTTAACCTTATACCGGGATTCGAAAAAACTTCAACCCAACAGCCGGGAAAGACTCTTTGACCGGATCATTCAAAAGGCTGAATCCGTGGGGATTGGCATGGCCGATGAGCGGTTGATCGATTTAGTCGGTATCCAGAGGGCGAATCGCCATGCTTTTCGGGAAGCGCTCGATCGGGCGTTTTCCCGTCCGGCCCCTGATTATTTACTGCTGGACTGGCTGGCATTACCGGGAATCCCGATTCCATCGATGGTTCTCAGCAAGGCGGAAAGTCGAAGCTTTACCGTTGCCGCCGCTTCGATCGTCGCCAAGGTGTGGCGGGATCGGATTATGAAAGAATGGTATCATGCATCTTTCCCTCAATATGGTTTTTCCGCGCACAAGGGATATGGAACACGACTTCACCGGGAAAGGATTTCCTGTTTCGGTCTGTCGGACGCTCATCGGAGGTCGTTTTGTGGGAAATACGAAAAGGACTCCTCATACGGGACGGAGCGGAGAAGCGGCGGCCCGGCGCTTTATCGAGAAACACTTGGGGATGAGAGTATTCGAAACTAA
- a CDS encoding YraN family protein: MGNTKRTPHTGRSGEAAARRFIEKHLGMRVFETNFRSPTGEIDIIAWEGKTVVFFEVKSRERLSAGLPEESVTPRKQQKIRKTALAFLLKEGLNPHHTTCRFDVISIIYRSGDPQINHIPNAF; the protein is encoded by the coding sequence GTGGGAAATACGAAAAGGACTCCTCATACGGGACGGAGCGGAGAAGCGGCGGCCCGGCGCTTTATCGAGAAACACTTGGGGATGAGAGTATTCGAAACTAACTTTCGTTCCCCCACTGGTGAGATCGATATTATCGCCTGGGAAGGAAAGACCGTCGTTTTTTTCGAAGTGAAATCCCGGGAACGACTTTCCGCCGGATTGCCGGAAGAATCGGTGACGCCACGGAAACAACAGAAAATTCGCAAAACCGCCTTGGCTTTTTTACTAAAAGAAGGCTTGAACCCTCATCATACTACCTGTCGTTTTGACGTCATCTCCATCATCTACCGCTCGGGCGATCCTCAGATTAACCATATCCCCAATGCGTTTTGA